Genomic segment of Streptomyces sp. NBC_01210:
CAGCGCGGCACGCACGCTCTCGCCGGGGAAACGGCCTGCCCCTTCGAAGCAGTTGACGGCCACGGTGAACGGGATGCCACGGCGTTCGAAGTAGTCGATCGCCGCGAAGGAGTCCTCCAGGCGGCGGGTGTCGGCTAGGACGACCGCGCCCAGCGCGCCCTGCGCCAGCTCGTCCCAGAGGAACCAGAAACGGTCCTGCCCCGGTGTGCCGAAGAGATACAGCACCAGGTCCTCGCGGAGCGTGATGCGTCCGAAGTCCATGGCGACCGTGGTGGTCGTCTTGTTCTCGACGCCTACGATGTCGTCGACGGGCCGGCCGGCCTCGCTCAGCGTCTCCTCGGTGCGCAGCGGTCTGATCTCGCTGACCGCGCCCACCAAGGTTGTTTTGCCCACGCCGAATCCGCCTGCCACCAGGATCTTCAGCGTCACCGGTTCGACGGGTGGCTTTCGGCGGC
This window contains:
- a CDS encoding GTP-binding protein produces the protein MVFGRSSRRKPPVEPVTLKILVAGGFGVGKTTLVGAVSEIRPLRTEETLSEAGRPVDDIVGVENKTTTTVAMDFGRITLREDLVLYLFGTPGQDRFWFLWDELAQGALGAVVLADTRRLEDSFAAIDYFERRGIPFTVAVNCFEGAGRFPGESVRAALDLDSEVPLLMTDARERESVKEVLVAVVEHALTRADRQREHATT